Proteins encoded within one genomic window of Camarhynchus parvulus chromosome 14, STF_HiC, whole genome shotgun sequence:
- the MCRIP2 gene encoding MAPK regulated corepressor interacting protein 2: MYTLTRGPSKLATQRRTGPTQQAVESSKLGEYRGRAQPGLWPPASPAQKLVFNRVNGKRPPLLLQQISAPEECYTLAHEENVRFVYEAWQQVEQQLDSSRSGESACGPVQYVEKTPNPGLKNFVPIDLEDWWAQQFLAKIENSS; this comes from the exons ATGTACACGCTGACGCGGGGCCCCAGCAAGCTCGCCACGCAGCGCCGCACAG GTCCCACGCAGCAGGCGGTGGAGAGCAGCAAACTGGGCGAGTATCGGGGGCGAGCGCAGCCCGGCCTGTGGCCCCCGGCCAG cccagcacagaaacTCGTCTTCAACAGAGTGAATGGCAAGAGGCcccccctgctgctgcagcagatcTCAGCCCCTGAAGAATGTTACACGCTGGCCCACGAGGAGAACGTCCGCTTTGTCTATGAAG cctggcagcaggtagagcagcagctggacagcAGCCGGAGCGGGGAGAGCGCCTGCGGCCCCGTGCAGTACGTGGAGAAAACCCCCAACCCCGGACTCAAAA ACTTCGTTCCCATCGACCTGGAGGATTGGTGGGCACAGCAATTTCTGGCCAAAATCGAGAACAGCTcataa